In the Arcobacter sp. F155 genome, one interval contains:
- the rplA gene encoding 50S ribosomal protein L1, producing the protein MAKKVSKRFKALSEKIEDRDYSLAEGCSLLKGLQSAKFDESVEVALNLNVDPRHADQMIRGAVVLPNGTGKTVRVAVFAKGAKVDEAKAAGADIVGNDDLVETVQAGNIDFDVLIATPDCMGLVGKLGRILGPKGLMPNPKTGTVTMDVTKAVNDAKGGQVAYRVDKKGNMQAAVGKVSFSEEAIKENIEAFVAAINKAKPSTAKGKYITTAAVSLTMSPSINLDTLEIMDIK; encoded by the coding sequence ATGGCAAAAAAAGTTTCAAAAAGATTTAAAGCACTATCTGAAAAAATTGAAGATAGAGATTATTCATTAGCGGAAGGTTGTTCTTTATTAAAAGGATTACAATCTGCTAAATTTGATGAGTCAGTAGAAGTTGCGTTAAACTTAAATGTTGACCCAAGACATGCTGACCAAATGATCAGAGGTGCTGTTGTACTTCCAAATGGTACTGGTAAAACTGTTAGAGTAGCAGTATTTGCAAAAGGTGCTAAAGTAGACGAAGCAAAAGCTGCTGGTGCAGATATCGTTGGTAATGATGATTTAGTAGAGACTGTTCAAGCTGGAAACATTGACTTTGATGTTTTAATTGCAACTCCAGATTGTATGGGATTAGTTGGTAAACTAGGTAGAATCTTAGGACCAAAAGGTTTAATGCCTAACCCTAAAACTGGAACTGTTACAATGGACGTAACTAAAGCAGTTAACGATGCTAAAGGTGGTCAAGTAGCATATAGAGTTGATAAAAAAGGTAACATGCAAGCTGCTGTTGGTAAAGTATCATTCTCAGAAGAAGCTATTAAAGAAAACATTGAAGCATTCGTTGCAGCAATTAACAAAGCAAAACCATCAACTGCAAAAGGTAAATATATTACTACTGCAGCTGTATCTTTAACTATGTCTCCATCTATTAACTTAGATACATTAGAGATTATGGATATTAAATAA
- the rpmG gene encoding 50S ribosomal protein L33 encodes MGNGVSIKIGLKCEECGDINYTTYKNPKTHTEKLAIKKYSPRLKKHTIHKEVKLKS; translated from the coding sequence ATGGGTAACGGTGTAAGCATTAAAATCGGACTAAAATGTGAGGAGTGTGGTGATATCAACTACACTACTTACAAAAATCCTAAAACTCACACAGAGAAATTAGCGATTAAAAAGTATAGTCCTAGATTAAAAAAACATACAATTCATAAAGAAGTTAAGTTAAAGTCGTAA
- the rplL gene encoding 50S ribosomal protein L7/L12 — MAISKEDVLEYISGLSVLELSELVKEFEEKFGVSAQPVAVAGAVAGGAAEAAEEQTEFNVVLADAGAKKINVIKVIRALTGLGLKEAKAMAEEAGAIVKEGISKEDAEAAKAELEGAGASVELK, encoded by the coding sequence ATGGCAATTTCTAAAGAAGACGTATTAGAGTATATCTCTGGATTATCTGTATTAGAGTTATCTGAATTAGTAAAAGAATTCGAAGAAAAATTTGGTGTATCTGCACAACCTGTAGCTGTAGCTGGTGCTGTAGCTGGTGGAGCTGCTGAAGCTGCTGAAGAGCAAACTGAATTTAACGTAGTATTAGCAGACGCTGGTGCTAAGAAAATTAATGTTATTAAAGTAATTAGAGCATTAACTGGTCTTGGATTAAAAGAAGCTAAAGCAATGGCTGAAGAAGCTGGTGCAATCGTTAAAGAAGGTATCTCAAAAGAAGATGCTGAAGCTGCAAAAGCTGAATTAGAAGGTGCTGGAGCATCTGTAGAATTAAAATAA
- the rplK gene encoding 50S ribosomal protein L11, which produces MAKKVEGYLKLQIPAGAANPSPPVGPALGQRGINIMEFCKAFNEKTKDKGGLNIPVEITVYQDKSFTFVTKQPPMTDLIKKVSGIKKGSDNPLKNKIGKLTKDQVLEIVDMKIADLNTDDKEQAAKIVAGSARSMGIEVEL; this is translated from the coding sequence ATGGCTAAAAAAGTAGAAGGTTACTTAAAACTTCAAATACCTGCTGGTGCAGCAAATCCATCACCTCCTGTTGGTCCTGCATTAGGTCAAAGAGGTATCAATATCATGGAATTTTGTAAAGCATTCAATGAGAAAACAAAAGATAAGGGTGGATTAAACATTCCTGTTGAAATCACTGTTTATCAAGATAAAAGTTTTACATTTGTTACAAAACAACCACCAATGACAGATTTAATTAAAAAAGTTTCTGGAATCAAAAAAGGTTCAGATAACCCACTTAAAAATAAAATTGGAAAATTAACGAAAGATCAAGTACTTGAAATCGTTGATATGAAAATTGCTGACTTAAATACTGATGACAAAGAGCAAGCTGCTAAAATTGTTGCAGGTTCAGCAAGATCAATGGGTATTGAAGTAGAACTATAA
- the murD gene encoding UDP-N-acetylmuramoyl-L-alanine--D-glutamate ligase, with translation MIRVLGKGLTAQAIKEEYNDVTLYDDSDFDTYDKDSDEVTVVSPGIPPNNKMVKESKNIISDYDLIYEQMPFSIWISGTNGKTTTTQMCQHILKEKKSVCGGNIGTPVSKLDKESKIWILETSSFTFHYTNYAKPNLYLLLPISDDHVSWHGSFEEYEKAKLKPLYMMEEGEIAIVPEKYKDINTVCHLITYKDSDDLCEKFNIDKSQINFKEPFLLDALLALAAKKIIFDEVDYKTINTYKVDEHKVEEIKDKKNRLWVNDSKATNVDATINAIVTYREKKIYLILGGDDKGANLEPLFEYIKNLDIEIYTIGSNFERLNKLAEKFSINFYECKILEEAVKQISQKHDNMGVAMLSPAAASLDQYPSYKQRGKEFKELVFNLRII, from the coding sequence ATGATTAGAGTACTTGGAAAAGGCTTAACAGCACAAGCTATAAAAGAAGAGTATAATGATGTAACATTATATGATGACAGTGACTTTGATACTTATGATAAAGACTCTGATGAGGTAACAGTTGTTAGTCCTGGTATTCCTCCTAATAATAAGATGGTAAAAGAGTCAAAGAATATAATAAGTGACTATGACCTTATATATGAGCAGATGCCATTTTCTATATGGATAAGTGGAACAAATGGAAAAACAACCACTACTCAAATGTGCCAACACATATTAAAAGAAAAGAAAAGTGTATGTGGAGGAAATATAGGAACCCCCGTTTCCAAACTAGATAAAGAATCTAAGATTTGGATTCTTGAGACTTCTTCTTTTACCTTTCATTATACTAACTACGCAAAACCTAATCTTTACTTATTATTACCAATCTCAGATGATCATGTTTCTTGGCATGGAAGTTTTGAAGAGTATGAGAAAGCAAAGTTAAAACCTTTATATATGATGGAAGAGGGTGAAATTGCAATTGTCCCTGAAAAATATAAAGATATAAATACAGTATGTCATCTTATTACATATAAAGATAGTGATGATTTATGTGAGAAGTTTAATATAGATAAATCACAAATTAATTTTAAAGAACCTTTTTTATTAGATGCACTTCTTGCCTTAGCAGCAAAAAAGATAATATTTGATGAGGTAGATTACAAAACTATTAATACATATAAAGTAGATGAACATAAAGTAGAAGAGATAAAAGATAAAAAAAATAGACTTTGGGTAAATGATTCTAAAGCTACAAATGTAGATGCAACTATAAATGCAATAGTAACTTATAGAGAAAAAAAGATATATTTAATACTTGGTGGCGATGATAAAGGTGCAAATTTAGAACCTTTATTTGAATATATAAAGAACTTAGACATTGAAATATATACTATTGGAAGCAATTTTGAGAGATTAAATAAATTAGCTGAAAAATTTTCTATAAATTTTTATGAATGTAAAATATTAGAAGAAGCAGTAAAGCAAATCTCTCAAAAGCACGATAATATGGGGGTTGCAATGCTTTCTCCTGCTGCTGCATCTCTTGATCAATACCCTTCTTATAAGCAAAGAGGAAAAGAATTTAAAGAACTTGTTTTTAATTTAAGGATTATTTAA
- the rplJ gene encoding 50S ribosomal protein L10, translating to MTKQQKSEVIDFLTGEFKESQAIVVCDYKGLSHKELENLRNDAKANGTKVQVAKNTLVTIAVKNAELGDIELNGTNIFLWSEDQISACKVADKFATANKDKFEIKSGIIEGQIADLATVNAFAKLPSRDELLGMLAATWMAPVTNFTIGLDALRKQKEEEAA from the coding sequence ATGACTAAACAACAAAAATCAGAAGTTATTGATTTTTTAACTGGAGAGTTTAAAGAATCTCAAGCAATCGTAGTATGTGATTATAAAGGTCTTTCTCATAAAGAGTTAGAAAACTTAAGAAATGATGCAAAAGCAAACGGAACAAAAGTTCAAGTTGCTAAAAATACTTTAGTAACTATTGCAGTTAAAAATGCAGAGTTAGGTGACATTGAATTAAATGGAACTAACATTTTCTTATGGTCTGAAGATCAAATCTCTGCTTGTAAAGTTGCTGATAAATTTGCTACTGCAAATAAAGATAAGTTCGAAATTAAGTCTGGTATTATAGAAGGTCAAATTGCTGATCTTGCAACTGTTAATGCATTTGCTAAATTACCATCTAGAGATGAACTTCTTGGTATGCTTGCAGCTACATGGATGGCTCCAGTTACTAACTTTACAATCGGTCTTGATGCTCTTAGAAAGCAAAAAGAAGAAGAGGCTGCTTAA
- the rpoB gene encoding DNA-directed RNA polymerase subunit beta encodes MLNSLKSGNRLRVDFAKNPQQIEIPNLLQLQQNSYENFLMIGKDDRAEAGVEKVFKSVFPIHDAQNRITLEYIGSDVGKPKYDVRESMVRGLTYSIPLKINIRLTLWDLDEKTGEKIGVKDMKEQSLFIREIPLMTDRTSFIVNGVERVVVNQLHRSPGVIFKEEESNTAGNKLIYTGQIIPDRGSWLYFEYDAKDVLYVRINKRRKVPVTILFRALGYSKEDIVKLFYPVLNIKIKNNKFLTEFNPQDFTGRVEFDIKDDKGNLVIAAGKRLTERKAKALVDGGLKLVEYPVDLLMDRSTANTIFDPESGEVLFDALTTLDELKLKKLLDLGFDNFDIANDLASGVDDSIINAFKADAESLKLLKQTEQIDDENDLSAIRIYKVMRPGEPVTKEAAKEFVRKLFFDPERYDLTKVGRMKMNHKLGVDVPEYVTVLTYEDIIKTVQYLVKVKAGHGHIDDRDHLGNRRIRAIGELLANELHSGLIKMQKAIRDKMTTLSGTLEDIMPHDLVNSKMITSTITEFFTSGQLSQFMDQTNPLSEVTHKRRLSALGEGGLVKERAGFEVRDVHPTHYGRICPVETPEGQNIGLINTLSTFAKVNELGFIEAPYKKVVDGVVTDEIIYVTATQEEGMIIAPGSTKVDDNGKISENLIEARQDGEILLVERAKVNLIDISSQMVMGVAASLIPFLEHDDANRALMGSNMMRQAVPLLRPNAPVVGTGLEKTVARDSWEAIKARRAGVIEKADAKNIYISGEDENGAFIDHYEVNKNVRTNNNTSFGQRTAIKAGDFVEKGQVIADGPSMDNGELAVGVNAMVAFMPWNGYNYEDAIVLSQRLIKEDAFTSVHIYEKDVECRELKHGNEEITRDLPGVKEESITHLDNSGIVKVGTHVKPGMILVGKVTPKGEIKPTPEERLLRAIFGEKAGHVINKSLYCPTSMEGVVVDVKVFTKKGYEKDERAVAEIEAEKSELDIKHHDKLLMLDREEILKINDLLSKSPLEKDLELDGKTYKKGDNIPVDVLASVNRFAMKKVVASYSKEIETKYNTIKDHFIKEKSTLREDHEEKLQVLEHDDILPSGVIKQVKVYVATKRKIKVGDKMAGRHGNKGIVSNIVPQVDMPYLEDGTTVDVILNPLGVPSRMNIGQIMEVHLGLVGKKIGNQIQDIFEAKRDEFVKELREKMTEIASVAKLMNGKEFMDSLSDEELIKYGQDWAKGVRFATQVFDGVEVEEFEKLFELAKMDTDGKSTLYDGKTGDKMKERVNVGYMYMLKLHHLVDEKVHARSTGPYSLVTQQPVGGKALFGGQRFGEMEVWALEAYGATNVLKEMLTTKSDDVEGRTRAYRAIANGENVPRSGVPETFFVLTKELKALGLDVDIFDEVEDNEQ; translated from the coding sequence ATGTTAAACTCTTTAAAATCTGGTAATAGACTTAGAGTTGATTTTGCAAAAAATCCTCAACAAATTGAAATTCCAAATTTATTACAATTACAACAAAATAGTTATGAAAACTTCCTAATGATAGGAAAAGATGACAGAGCTGAAGCTGGTGTCGAAAAAGTTTTCAAATCAGTATTCCCAATCCATGATGCACAAAACAGAATAACATTAGAATATATAGGTTCAGATGTAGGTAAACCTAAATATGATGTTAGAGAGTCAATGGTTAGAGGACTTACTTACTCAATACCTTTAAAAATCAATATTAGATTAACTTTATGGGATTTAGACGAAAAGACTGGTGAAAAAATCGGTGTTAAAGATATGAAAGAACAATCTTTATTCATCAGAGAAATTCCATTAATGACAGACAGAACTTCTTTCATCGTAAATGGTGTTGAGAGAGTTGTTGTTAACCAATTACACAGATCTCCTGGTGTTATCTTTAAAGAAGAAGAATCTAACACTGCTGGAAATAAATTAATTTATACAGGTCAAATTATTCCTGATAGAGGTTCATGGTTATACTTTGAATATGATGCAAAAGATGTATTATATGTAAGAATTAATAAAAGAAGAAAAGTTCCTGTAACAATTCTATTTAGAGCACTTGGTTACTCAAAAGAAGACATTGTTAAATTATTCTACCCAGTATTAAATATCAAAATTAAAAATAATAAATTCTTAACAGAGTTTAATCCTCAAGACTTCACAGGAAGAGTTGAGTTTGATATTAAAGATGACAAAGGTAACTTAGTTATTGCTGCTGGAAAAAGACTTACTGAAAGAAAAGCAAAAGCTTTAGTTGATGGTGGTCTTAAATTAGTTGAATATCCAGTTGATTTATTAATGGATAGATCAACAGCTAATACAATCTTTGATCCAGAATCAGGAGAAGTATTATTTGATGCTTTAACTACATTAGATGAATTAAAATTAAAAAAATTACTTGACCTTGGTTTTGATAATTTTGATATTGCAAATGATTTAGCTAGTGGTGTTGATGATTCTATTATCAATGCATTTAAAGCAGATGCAGAGTCTTTAAAATTACTAAAACAAACTGAACAAATTGATGATGAAAACGATTTATCAGCAATCAGAATTTATAAAGTGATGAGACCAGGAGAGCCTGTAACTAAAGAAGCTGCAAAAGAGTTCGTTAGAAAACTATTCTTTGATCCAGAAAGATATGACTTAACTAAAGTTGGTAGAATGAAAATGAACCACAAGTTAGGTGTAGATGTTCCTGAATATGTAACAGTATTAACTTATGAAGATATTATTAAAACTGTTCAATACTTAGTAAAAGTAAAAGCTGGTCACGGACATATTGATGACAGAGATCACTTAGGTAACAGAAGAATTAGAGCTATTGGTGAATTATTAGCAAATGAGTTACACTCTGGTCTAATTAAAATGCAAAAAGCTATTAGAGATAAAATGACTACATTATCTGGTACATTAGAAGATATTATGCCACATGATTTAGTTAACTCTAAAATGATTACTTCAACAATTACTGAGTTCTTTACATCTGGTCAGTTATCACAATTTATGGATCAAACTAACCCATTATCTGAAGTTACTCACAAAAGAAGACTTTCTGCACTTGGTGAAGGTGGTCTTGTTAAAGAGAGAGCTGGATTCGAAGTAAGGGACGTTCACCCAACTCACTATGGTAGAATCTGTCCAGTTGAAACTCCAGAGGGACAAAATATTGGTCTTATCAATACTTTATCTACATTTGCAAAAGTAAATGAGTTAGGATTTATTGAAGCTCCATATAAAAAAGTTGTTGATGGTGTTGTAACAGATGAAATTATCTATGTAACTGCTACTCAAGAAGAGGGAATGATTATTGCTCCAGGTTCAACTAAAGTTGATGACAATGGAAAAATTTCAGAAAACCTTATTGAAGCAAGACAAGATGGTGAAATCCTATTAGTAGAAAGAGCAAAAGTTAATTTAATTGATATCTCTTCTCAAATGGTTATGGGTGTTGCTGCATCTTTAATTCCATTCTTAGAGCATGATGATGCCAACAGAGCCTTAATGGGATCGAATATGATGAGACAAGCTGTTCCATTATTAAGACCAAATGCTCCTGTAGTTGGTACTGGTTTAGAAAAAACAGTAGCAAGAGACTCTTGGGAAGCTATTAAAGCTAGAAGAGCTGGTGTTATTGAAAAAGCTGATGCTAAAAATATTTATATTTCTGGTGAAGACGAAAATGGTGCATTCATTGATCACTATGAAGTAAATAAAAACGTTAGAACAAATAATAATACATCTTTTGGACAAAGAACTGCTATTAAAGCTGGTGACTTTGTAGAAAAAGGTCAAGTTATTGCTGATGGTCCTTCTATGGATAATGGTGAGTTAGCTGTTGGTGTAAACGCAATGGTTGCTTTCATGCCTTGGAATGGATATAACTATGAGGATGCGATTGTTCTTTCTCAAAGATTAATTAAAGAAGATGCATTTACTTCTGTTCATATCTATGAAAAAGATGTAGAGTGTAGAGAGCTTAAACATGGTAACGAAGAGATTACTAGAGATTTACCAGGTGTAAAAGAAGAGTCAATTACTCATCTTGATAACTCAGGTATTGTAAAAGTTGGTACTCATGTTAAACCAGGAATGATTTTAGTTGGTAAAGTTACTCCAAAAGGTGAAATTAAACCTACTCCTGAAGAAAGACTATTAAGAGCTATCTTTGGTGAAAAAGCAGGACACGTAATTAATAAATCATTATACTGTCCAACTTCAATGGAAGGTGTAGTTGTAGACGTTAAAGTATTCACTAAAAAAGGATACGAAAAAGATGAAAGAGCAGTTGCAGAAATTGAAGCTGAGAAGAGTGAATTAGATATTAAACACCATGATAAATTATTAATGCTTGATAGAGAAGAGATTCTTAAAATTAATGATTTATTATCTAAGTCACCATTAGAAAAAGATTTAGAATTAGACGGTAAAACATACAAAAAAGGTGATAATATCCCTGTTGATGTATTAGCAAGTGTAAATAGATTTGCTATGAAAAAAGTTGTTGCTTCTTATTCTAAAGAGATTGAAACAAAATATAATACTATCAAAGATCACTTCATTAAAGAAAAGTCTACTCTAAGAGAAGACCATGAAGAGAAACTTCAAGTATTAGAACACGATGATATTTTACCAAGTGGTGTAATTAAACAAGTTAAAGTTTATGTAGCTACTAAGAGAAAAATCAAAGTTGGGGATAAAATGGCTGGTAGACACGGTAACAAAGGTATCGTTTCTAACATCGTTCCTCAAGTAGATATGCCATATTTAGAAGATGGAACTACTGTTGACGTTATTCTTAACCCACTAGGGGTACCTTCAAGGATGAATATTGGTCAGATTATGGAAGTTCACTTAGGATTAGTTGGTAAAAAGATTGGTAACCAAATCCAAGATATCTTCGAAGCAAAAAGAGATGAGTTCGTTAAAGAACTAAGAGAAAAAATGACTGAAATTGCATCAGTTGCTAAGCTTATGAATGGTAAAGAGTTTATGGATTCATTATCTGATGAAGAGCTTATTAAATATGGTCAAGACTGGGCAAAAGGTGTAAGATTTGCAACTCAAGTATTCGATGGTGTTGAAGTAGAAGAGTTTGAAAAACTATTCGAATTAGCAAAAATGGATACTGATGGTAAGTCTACTCTTTACGATGGTAAGACTGGTGATAAAATGAAAGAAAGAGTAAACGTAGGTTATATGTATATGCTGAAACTTCACCACTTAGTTGATGAAAAAGTTCACGCAAGATCTACTGGACCTTACTCACTTGTTACACAACAACCAGTTGGTGGTAAAGCACTATTTGGTGGACAAAGATTCGGGGAAATGGAAGTTTGGGCTCTTGAAGCATATGGAGCTACAAATGTTCTTAAAGAGATGTTAACGACTAAGTCGGATGACGTTGAGGGTAGAACAAGAGCTTATAGAGCGATTGCAAACGGTGAAAATGTTCCAAGATCAGGTGTTCCTGAAACATTCTTCGTATTAACTAAAGAGCTTAAAGCTTTAGGTTTAGATGTTGATATTTTTGACGAGGTAGAAGATAATGAGCAATAA
- the nusG gene encoding transcription termination/antitermination protein NusG has translation MAQQWYAIQTHSGSELAVKRALERLADEMADERISEVLVPTEDLIEVKKGKKTIVERPLYPAYAFAKIDLDTALWHRIQSMPKVGRFIGESKKPTPLSKKDINAILDKVENRAAAKPKVSFDEGETVRINEGPFANFNGIVEDFDMASGMLKLNVSIFGRNTPVEITYTQVERVV, from the coding sequence ATGGCACAACAATGGTATGCAATACAAACACACTCAGGTAGCGAACTAGCAGTTAAAAGAGCACTTGAAAGACTTGCTGATGAAATGGCAGATGAAAGAATCTCAGAAGTATTAGTTCCAACAGAAGACTTAATTGAGGTTAAAAAAGGTAAGAAAACAATTGTTGAAAGACCTTTATATCCTGCATATGCATTTGCTAAAATTGATTTAGATACAGCATTATGGCATAGAATTCAATCAATGCCAAAAGTAGGAAGATTCATTGGTGAATCTAAAAAACCTACTCCTTTATCAAAAAAAGATATCAATGCTATCTTAGATAAAGTAGAAAATAGAGCAGCTGCTAAACCAAAAGTTTCATTCGATGAAGGTGAAACTGTAAGAATTAACGAAGGTCCATTTGCAAACTTTAATGGTATCGTTGAAGACTTTGACATGGCATCTGGAATGTTAAAATTAAATGTTTCTATTTTCGGAAGAAATACTCCAGTAGAAATTACATATACACAAGTAGAAAGAGTAGTTTAA
- the secE gene encoding preprotein translocase subunit SecE, producing MNKFKTYYKNAKEELFKVIFPIKEQIRSAYLSVFVVVTVITLFLALIDTIMSLSLSAVMN from the coding sequence GTGAATAAATTTAAAACATACTATAAAAATGCTAAAGAAGAACTATTCAAAGTAATTTTCCCTATCAAAGAACAAATCAGATCTGCTTATCTTTCTGTTTTTGTTGTAGTAACAGTAATCACATTATTTTTAGCATTAATTGACACAATCATGTCTTTAAGCTTATCAGCTGTAATGAACTAA
- the mraY gene encoding phospho-N-acetylmuramoyl-pentapeptide-transferase produces MFYWFYRHLDINIFQYISVRAGLAFFISFFLTMYLLPKFVRWAKSKKASQPIYEYAPDSHQEKAGTPTMGGIVFIFSTIIATLLTVKLNNFYVVGALLTLGLFSLIGMKDDFSKIAKNANNAGLSSRAKLILQFIGALIVAGVLIVYNHTTTLYTPFYKYPIFDMGIFALIFWILVMVAASNAVNLTDGLDGLATVPSIMGLFTLSAIVYVSGHAIFSSYLLLPNIKTSGELAIVGTAMIGSLIAFLWYNCHPAQVFMGDSGSLPIGAFMGYMAIVGKSEILLVVIGFIFVIETVSVILQVGSYKLRQKRVFLMAPIHHHFEEKGWKENKIIVRFWIISFMANLVALMSLKIR; encoded by the coding sequence GGTTTTATAGACACTTAGACATCAATATTTTTCAATATATCTCTGTTCGTGCAGGTCTTGCATTTTTTATTTCATTTTTTCTTACAATGTATTTATTACCAAAGTTTGTTAGGTGGGCTAAGTCAAAGAAAGCTTCACAGCCAATTTATGAGTATGCTCCAGATTCGCATCAAGAAAAAGCAGGAACTCCTACTATGGGAGGAATAGTATTTATTTTTTCAACAATTATAGCAACACTACTTACTGTTAAGCTAAATAACTTTTATGTTGTAGGAGCACTTTTAACATTAGGGCTTTTCTCTTTAATTGGAATGAAAGATGATTTCTCAAAGATTGCAAAAAATGCAAACAATGCAGGATTGTCTTCAAGGGCAAAACTAATTTTGCAGTTTATAGGCGCTTTAATAGTTGCAGGGGTGTTAATAGTATATAATCATACTACTACTTTATATACTCCTTTTTATAAGTATCCTATCTTTGATATGGGAATTTTTGCTCTTATTTTTTGGATATTAGTTATGGTAGCTGCTTCAAATGCCGTTAACTTAACAGATGGACTTGATGGACTTGCTACAGTTCCTTCTATAATGGGACTATTCACTCTATCAGCAATAGTATATGTAAGTGGACATGCAATCTTTTCTTCATATCTATTATTACCAAATATAAAAACATCAGGAGAGTTAGCAATAGTTGGAACAGCTATGATTGGTTCCCTTATTGCTTTTCTTTGGTACAACTGTCATCCTGCGCAAGTATTTATGGGAGATAGTGGTTCTTTACCTATAGGAGCCTTTATGGGTTATATGGCAATAGTTGGTAAATCAGAAATATTATTAGTAGTAATAGGATTTATCTTTGTTATAGAAACAGTATCGGTTATATTACAGGTGGGCTCATATAAGTTAAGACAAAAAAGAGTATTTTTAATGGCTCCTATTCATCATCACTTTGAAGAAAAGGGCTGGAAAGAGAATAAGATAATTGTAAGATTCTGGATTATATCTTTTATGGCAAACTTAGTAGCTCTTATGAGTCTTAAGATACGATAA
- the tuf gene encoding elongation factor Tu, translating into MAKEKFERSKPHVNIGTIGHVDHGKTTLTAAITMCLGLKNGQATMDYDQIDNAPEERERGITIATSHVEYETETRHYAHVDCPGHADYVKNMITGAAQMDGAILVIASTDGPMAQTREHILLSKQVGVPYIVVFLNKEDQLDDEDKEEMLELVEMEVRELLSEYDFPGDDTPIVAGSAFQALEEAKAGQSGEWSEKIYQLMAEVDAYIPTPERSTDKDYLMPVEDVFSIAGRGTVVTGAINQGTVKLGDTIEIVGLKETQTTTVTGIEMFRKEMDYAEAGDNAGILLRGIKKEEVQRGQVLVKPGSITPHTKFKGEVYILSKEEGGRHTPFFSGYRPQFYVRTTDVTGSCELPEGTEMVMPGDNVELTVSLVAPIALEKGTKFAIREGGRTVGAGVVSEIIE; encoded by the coding sequence ATGGCAAAAGAAAAATTCGAGCGAAGTAAACCGCACGTAAATATTGGTACTATTGGTCACGTTGACCACGGTAAAACTACTTTAACAGCTGCAATCACTATGTGTTTAGGGCTTAAAAATGGTCAAGCAACTATGGATTATGATCAAATTGATAATGCTCCAGAAGAAAGAGAAAGAGGAATTACTATTGCTACTTCTCACGTTGAGTATGAAACTGAAACTAGACACTACGCTCACGTAGATTGTCCAGGTCACGCCGATTATGTTAAGAACATGATTACTGGTGCTGCACAAATGGACGGTGCTATTTTAGTTATTGCTTCAACTGATGGACCAATGGCTCAAACTAGAGAGCATATCTTATTATCTAAGCAAGTAGGTGTTCCATACATCGTTGTATTCTTAAACAAAGAAGACCAATTAGATGACGAAGATAAAGAAGAGATGTTAGAATTAGTTGAAATGGAAGTAAGAGAATTACTTTCTGAGTATGACTTCCCAGGTGATGATACTCCAATCGTTGCTGGTTCTGCATTCCAAGCATTAGAAGAAGCAAAAGCTGGTCAATCTGGTGAGTGGTCTGAAAAAATTTATCAATTAATGGCTGAAGTTGACGCTTATATCCCAACTCCAGAAAGATCAACTGATAAAGATTACTTAATGCCTGTTGAAGATGTATTCTCAATTGCAGGTAGAGGTACAGTTGTAACTGGTGCTATTAACCAAGGTACTGTTAAGTTAGGTGATACTATTGAAATCGTTGGATTAAAAGAGACTCAAACTACTACAGTTACTGGTATTGAAATGTTCAGAAAAGAAATGGATTACGCAGAAGCTGGTGATAACGCTGGTATCCTTTTAAGAGGTATCAAAAAAGAAGAAGTTCAAAGAGGACAAGTTCTTGTTAAGCCAGGTTCAATTACTCCACACACTAAATTCAAAGGTGAGGTATATATCTTATCTAAAGAAGAGGGTGGAAGACATACTCCATTCTTCTCAGGATATAGACCACAGTTCTATGTAAGAACAACAGACGTAACTGGTTCTTGTGAATTACCAGAAGGTACTGAGATGGTTATGCCAGGTGATAACGTAGAATTAACTGTTTCATTAGTTGCTCCAATTGCTCTTGAAAAGGGAACTAAGTTCGCTATTAGAGAAGGTGGTAGAACTGTAGGTGCTGGAGTTGTTTCTGAGATTATCGAGTAA